Proteins from one Fragaria vesca subsp. vesca linkage group LG6, FraVesHawaii_1.0, whole genome shotgun sequence genomic window:
- the LOC101296987 gene encoding serine/threonine-protein kinase PBS1-like codes for MGYCPCFGIRKGKKLKRGKDDDVHKTSTKVEDIHPSTHNAEPQLSSAQEDETNSPTKAQTFTFRELATATKNFRAECFIGEGGFGPVYKGQLSSGRVVAVKKLDQTGVQGDKEFLVEVLMLSLLRHPNLVSLIGYCAEGEQRLLVYEYMPLGSLADHLHDLRPDKEPLDWNTRMMIAAGAAKGLEYLHHDAEPPVIYRDVKSANILLGEDFYPKLSDFGLAKFGPTGDRSHVSTRVMGTHGYCAPEYAKSGRLTAKSDIYSFGIVLLELLTGHKAVDGTLGRNKQLVEWARPYMRNPKNLTMQFADPYLRGQFPLHILRKALAVASMCLQENASLRPTMRDVVLALNFLTTHPYNEPKVLSISTERVEEIKSSNASGNNSPNETTSMLNKNDERERAVAEAKMWGETWRDKRRPGAQNSHHDTFSL; via the exons ATGGGATATTGCCCCTGCTTCGGGATCAGAAAGGGCAAGAAGCTCAAGCGCGGCAAAGACGACGACGTTCACAAAACCTCAACCAAGGTCGAGGACATACACCCTTCTACCCATAATGCCGAGCCTCAATTGTCTTCTG CTCAAGAAGATGAAACTAATTCCCCCACTAAGGCTCAGACATTCACCTTCCGTGAACTTGCAACTGCAACCAAAAACTTTAGGGCGGAATGCTTTATTGGGGAAGGAGGATTTGGCCCTGTATACAAAGGACAATTGAGCTCTGGTCGA GTTGTAGCTGTAAAGAAACTCGATCAGACTGGTGTTCAAGGAGACAAGGAGTTTCTGGTGGAGGTTCTAATGCTTTCTCTTCTGCGTCACCCAAACCTTGTAAGTTTAATTGGTTACTGTGCTGAAGGGGAGCAGCGCCTGCTTGTCTATGAATACATGCCCTTAGGGTCCTTGGCAGATCATCTCCATG ATCTTAGACCTGATAAAGAACCACTTGATTGGAACACAAGGATGATGATAGCGGCTGGTGCAGCCAAAGGGTTGGAATATCTTCACCATGATGCTGAACCACCTGTCATATACAGGGATGTAAAATCAGCCAACATTTTGTTGGGAGAGGATTTTTACCCGAAACTTTCTGATTTTGGGCTTGCAAAGTTTGGTCCTACTGGAGATAGATCGCATGTCTCCACCAGGGTCATGGGAACTCATGGTTACTGTGCTCCTGAGTATGCTAAAAGTGGGAGGTTGACAGCAAAGTCGGATATCTACAGTTTCGGCATAGTCTTGCTGGAGCTGCTTACAGGACATAAGGCAGTTGATGGTACTCTTGGTCGTAATAAACAACTTGTTGAATGG GCACGTCCTTATATGAGAAATCCCAAGAATCTTACCATGCAATTTGCAGATCCATATCTCAGAGGGCAGTTTCCGTTACATATCTTGAGAAAAGCATTAGCAGTGGCTTCCATGTGTCTGCAAGAAAATGCTTCTCTGCGACCAACCATGAGGGATGTGGTACTTGCCTTGAATTTCTTGACAACTCATCCATACAATGAACCAAAGGTGTTGAGCATCAGCACCGAGCGGGTTGAAGAAATAAAGAGTTCGAATGCATCAGGGAATAACTCTCCAAATGAAACAACTTCTATGTTAAACAAGAACGATGAGCGAGAGAGAGCTGTGGCAGAAGCCAAGATGTGGGGAGAGACTTGGAGAGACAAACGAAGACCAGGTGCACAAAATAGTCATCATGATACCTTTAGTCTTTAG
- the LOC101308409 gene encoding uncharacterized protein LOC101308409, giving the protein MRRHGVWRRRRVSVLSILISVSILAGIGLLILSLRAVDNDSATSHDFPVEIHDSVSDSEPEGGGGGVGVEPERKSRSCATVEEMGKEFEGGGFWDESLRVRKLIQHHFELNGASRVRNLPPEQFCRHSFVLGKSAEAGFGNEMYKILSGAALSVMLNRSLIIGQTRGKFPFGDYISYSNLSFTMREIKHLWRLNKCEKKYKRQLIMRTDDFEKPMKTNVLCSNWRKWKQPIIWFQGTNDAVAAQFFLKNIHPEMSNAASNLFGKPEILHSRPNVFGELMRVLISPSEDVEEAVNWVLGGVDPDISLHMRMLMNRTVRAAQAALNCIRKAMRNLGESTRPKVVLVSDTPSLIKSITPDISKFAEVIHFDYELFKGNISDGGKGLRSLEFRAKDWGPAPRWVAFVDFFLASRAKHAVVSGAHRRVGTTYAQLIAALAAANNLGDSPTGSNFSFLSSFQRDLLREGLRFQIGWGHVWNRFAGPLSCHNQRNQCAFTPLLPPAWWDGLWQSPLRRDINRLADYGIQLTGFGTIDETHLQSFCSSKKVVVKTIPYIL; this is encoded by the exons ATGAGGAGGCATGGTGTATGGAGAAGGAGACGAGTTTCTGTACTCTCGATTCTGATCTCCGTTTCGATTCTCGCCGGAATCGGATTGCTGATTCTCAGCTTAAGAGCCGTAGATAATGATTCTGCAACGAGCCATGATTTCCCGGTTGAAATCCACGACTCGGTTTCGGATTCGGAGCCTGAAGGCGGCGGCGGCGGAGTTGGGGTTGAGCCGGAGAGAAAGTCTAGGTCGTGTGCGACGGTGGAAGAGATGGGGAAGGAGTTCGAGGGAGGAGGGTTTTGGGATGAGAGCTTGAGAGTGAGGAAGCTTATTCAGCATCACTTTGAATTGAATG GTGCTTCGAGGGTGCGGAATCTTCCTCCAGAACAGTTTTGCCGGCATAGTTTTGTGCTTGGTAAATCAGCAGAGGCGGGATTCGGGAATGAAATGTACAAGATTTTGAGTGGTGCCGCGCTGAGTGTGATGTTAAACCGCTCCCTGATCATTGGGCAAACCA GGGGAAAATTCCCTTTTGGGGATTACATTTCCTATTCGAACCTCTCTTTTACCATGAGAGAAATCAAGCATCTGTGGAGACTTAATAAATGTGAAAAGAAGTATAAAAGGCAACTGATTATGAGGACTGATGACTTTGAGAAACCTATGAAGACAAATGTCCTGTGTAGCAACTGGAGGAAATGGAAGCAACCTATTATATG GTTCCAAGGAACAAATGACGCTGTGGCAGCCCAGTTTTTCTTGAAGAATATACACCCTGAGATGAGCAATGCTGCTTCTAATTTATTTGGAAAGCCAGAGATTCTCCATTCACGGCCTAATGTGTTTGGAGAGCTGATGAGAGTGCTTATATCTCCTTCTGAAGATGTTGAGGAAGCAGTCAATTGGGTTCTTGGCGGAGTGGATCCTGATATTTCTCTGCACATGCGAATGCTTATGAATAG GACAGTGAGAGCTGCACAGGCAGCATTGAACTGCATCAGAAAAGCTATGCGCAATTTGGGTGAATCCACAAGACCCAAGGTGGTCTTAGTGTCAGATACCCCCTCTCTTATAAAAAGTATTACACCTGATATAAGCAAGTTTGCAGAG GTAATTCATTTTGATTATGAACTTTTCAAAGGAAATATATCTGATGGCGGTAAAGGATTGCGAAGTTTAGAATTCAGAGCAAAAGATTGGGGCCCAGCACCCAGATGGGTAGCCTTTGTGGACTTCTTTCTTGCATCACGGGCAAAACATGCTGTTGTGTCTGGTGCTCACAGGCGTGTTGGGACTACATATGCTCAGTTAATTGCAGCACTGGCTGCAGCAAACAATCTAG GGGACAGTCCAACTGGTTCTAATTTTTCGTTCTTAAGCAGCTTCCAAAGAGATTTGTTAAGAGAAGGTTTAAGATTCCAGATTGGTTGGGGACATGTGTGGAACAGATTTGCAGGTCCCCTCAGTTGTCATAACCAGCGTAACCAATGTGCTTTCACACCACTGCTCCCTCCTGCATGGTGGGATGGTCTCTGGCAATCTCCACTAAGAAGGGATATCAATAGGTTGGCTGACTACGGCATCCAGTTAACCGGTTTCGGCACCATTGATGAAACACATCTTCAGTCTTTTTGTAGCTCGAAGAAAGTTGTTGTGAAAACTATTCCATACATTTTGTAA
- the LOC101308117 gene encoding uncharacterized protein LOC101308117 produces the protein MEKDEAPTKTPKASGTPKALGTPKAPESPAKNDGNPIEDQKEEGDSADQKEKDKDVTDGGDEEDSTPLEPVEIPDPHPTLDKLSEDIDRCISTLSRPSEKDESQQEEKDNANNEAKDAKGGDEKDEKHDKEEEKVTDDKVEKEEEKGENQDVKEGEKNDKDEIKDDEKDEKELGDEKKDEKETEEAEYCVIEKEKDLVPEELIKLIEKFLNWVDDICCEGRCRWGTVPADDESFMDAVDRMAKLRESLLSVCSMGLKFQERHGGLINRLSGIQHRAMAYLEEEFRVLLEESKTEADQHTTAADHKDNTSGTKGKNDQDSVPESEPETQVGVEYPGYPQEAVSNLNKIAKKMIFAGYEFECCEVYIISRRHAFDENLHRLGLEKHSIDDVQKMHWESLEREIVSWVKALKQCVAFYFSGERKLAESVFSEHPEISSCLFSNLSRGVMIQLLNFAEGIAMAKRAAEKLFKTLDMYEAVKGVVPKMDELFPEACVNDLKTETTTVLARLGEAAICIFCDLENSIKAETGRNPVPGGAVHPLTRYTMNYLRYACEYKHTLELVFKEHAKIERTDSTSKSRDEYDASDTSYAVADDESPFAVQLARVMALLDSNLEAKSKLYKDVALSSIFMMNNGRYIMQKIKGSPEINACMGDTWCRKRSSELRQYHKNYQRETWSRLLSFLSHEGLSNHGKVQKPVLKERFKSFNAMFDEIHKTQSTWVVSDEQLQSELRVSISAVVIPAYRSFLGRFAQVLDPGRQTEKYVKFQPDDIETYIDELFDGNPAQIANPNSNSSIFNRRRP, from the coding sequence ATGGAGAAGGATGAGGCTCCGACCAAGACCCCTAAGGCATCAGGGACTCCCAAGGCTTTAGGGACACCCAAGGCACCAGAGTCCCCTGCAAAGAATGATGGAAATCCAATAGAAGATCAAAAGGAAGAAGGAGACAGTGCTGATCAGAAAGAGAAAGATAAGGACGTTACCGATGGTGGTGATGAAGAAGACAGCACTCCACTTGAGCCGGTTGAGATTCCGGATCCCCATCCCACCCTCGACAAGCTTTCTGAAGACATTGATCGGTGTATCTCTACATTGTCTAGACCTAGCGAGAAAGATGAGAGCCAACAAGAGGAGAAGGATAATGCAAATAATGAGGCGAAAGATGCAAAAGGTGGTGATGAGAAGGATGAGAAACATGACAAGGAAGAAGAGAAAGTAACAGATGACAAGGTTGAAAAGGAAGAAGAGAAGGGTGAGAATCAAGATGTAAAAGAAGGTGAAAAGAATGACAAAGATGAGATTAAGGACGATGAGAAGGATGAGAAAGAATTAGGTGATGAAAAGAAAGATGAGAAAGAGACTGAAGAAGCTGAGTATTGCGTCATCGAAAAAGAAAAGGATCTAGTTCCAGAGGAGCTCATTAAGCTTATTGAAAAGTTCTTGAATTGGGTAGATGATATCTGTTGCGAAGGAAGATGCAGGTGGGGTACGGTGCCCGCTGACGACGAGTCGTTTATGGACGCTGTGGATCGGATGGCCAAGCTGAGGGAGTCTCTCTTGTCCGTCTGTTCTATGGGATTGAAGTTTCAAGAAAGGCACGGTGGTTTGATCAACCGCCTAAGTGGCATTCAGCACCGAGCCATGGCGTATCTGGAAGAAGAATTCCGAGTCCTTCTAGAAGAATCCAAAACCGAGGCTGATCAGCACACCACAGCAGCTGATCACAAAGACAACACCAGTGGTACCAAGGGAAAGAACGATCAAGACTCAGTGCCGGAATCCGAGCCGGAAACTCAAGTTGGTGTCGAATATCCTGGTTATCCTCAGGAGGCTGTGTCCAATCTGAATAAAATAGCCAAGAAGATGATCTTTGCCGGATACGAATTCGAGTGCTGCGAGGTTTACATCATTTCAAGGAGGCATGCATTCGATGAAAACCTCCACAGGCTTGGCCTAGAGAAGCACAGCATCGACGACGTGCAGAAGATGCACTGGGAGTCTCTGGAGAGAGAGATCGTGTCGTGGGTCAAGGCATTGAAGCAATGCGTGGCGTTCTACTTTTCCGGCGAACGGAAGCTGGCCGAGTCTGTGTTTTCCGAGCACCCGGAAATTTCGTCGTGCCTGTTCAGCAATCTGAGCAGAGGAGTGATGATACAGCTCCTGAATTTCGCCGAAGGAATCGCGATGGCGAAAAGAGCGGCGGAGAAGCTGTTCAAGACGCTCGACATGTACGAGGCCGTGAAGGGAGTGGTCCCCAAAATGGACGAGCTTTTTCCGGAGGCATGCGTCAACGATCTCAAGACGGAGACCACGACGGTTCTGGCGCGGCTGGGGGAAGCCGCGATTTGTATATTCTGTGATTTGGAGAATTCAATCAAGGCGGAAACGGGTCGGAACCCGGTACCGGGAGGGGCGGTGCACCCGTTGACCCGGTACACGATGAACTACCTTCGATATGCGTGCGAGTACAAGCACACGCTGGAGCTGGTGTTTAAGGAGCACGCCAAGATCGAGCGGACCGACTCGACGAGCAAAAGTCGCGACGAGTACGACGCGAGCGACACGTCGTACGCGGTGGCCGACGACGAGTCGCCGTTCGCGGTGCAACTGGCGCGGGTGATGGCTTTGCTGGACTCGAACCTGGAGGCAAAGTCGAAGCTGTACAAGGACGTGGCGTTGAGCTCGATATTCATGATGAACAACGGACGTTACATCATGCAGAAGATCAAGGGCTCTCCCGAGATCAACGCATGCATGGGCGACACGTGGTGCCGGAAGAGGTCGTCGGAGCTGAGGCAGTACCACAAGAACTACCAGAGAGAGACGTGGAGCCGGCTGCTGAGTTTCCTGAGCCACGAGGGGCTTAGCAACCATGGGAAAGTGCAGAAGCCGGTGCTGAAAGAGAGGTTCAAGAGCTTCAATGCTATGTTTGATGAGATACACAAGACGCAGAGCACGTGGGTGGTGAGTGACGAGCAGCTTCAGTCGGAGCTTAGGGTTTCGATATCGGCGGTGGTGATTCCGGCGTACAGATCCTTCTTGGGGAGATTCGCGCAGGTGTTGGACCCGGGAAGGCAAACAGAGAAGTACGTAAAGTTTCAGCCGGATGACATAGAGACGTACATTGATGAGCTATTTGATGGCAACCCTGCCCAGATTGCCAACCCTAATTCCAATTCCTCCATATTTAATAGGAGAAGACCTTGA